One window of the Colias croceus chromosome 5, ilColCroc2.1 genome contains the following:
- the LOC123691815 gene encoding uncharacterized protein LOC123691815 has product MSLTCKVNSTSSQLTVSDLDITPPRKIAKINKHRQQKFRDAWLKNEDYKQWLSNVPENQYKAKCRTCNVIMNAELTVIKNHMKSKIHLRKYLAAQQSISTFMKKTDEIGTKAKATQALEIKLCGFLAEHNISSTTLNHLTTLLQSSVPDSEIINKMQMKSTKATAIIKNVIAEAEKEYLQKKLQINRFSVLIDVSTDIGGIQTMCIIVRFFDEEEGRVVSKFWHLCQIFEQNSEVESATAEYLFGLVVKSFEDYEIPSENIIGLASDGGSPMMGKDNSVASRFPEKCPGIYIFKCICHSSSLDLCASSAYPVLKLVSNLNPSKAMLRETRDIVPSLLPLMKALPRIAPSNQHQIIDDEWRQLPSFELPEGIDVNDPVDIFWAKLLELEEGDQGMTFKNISKFVLEVISLPHSNADSERIFSQVNLVKTKARNKMTVSTVNGVLLAKQRVRGKGNDCTTYDPSQSEYSRMNKALRTL; this is encoded by the exons ATGAGTCTTACATGCAAAGTAAATAGTACGAGCAGTCAATTGACTGTATCAGACTTGGATATCACACCTCCGAGAAAAATCGCCAAGATCAACAAGCATCGTCAACAAAAATTCAGAGACGCCTGGCTTAAAAATGAAGATTATAAGCAATGGCTTAGCAATGTGCCAGAAAACCAGTACAAAGCTAAATGCCGTACATGTAATGTAATAATGAATGCAGAGTTGACTGTGATAAAAAATCATATGAAATCGAAAATTCATCTTCGTAAATATTTAGCAGCCCAACAGTCAATCTCTACTTTTATGAAAAAGACTGACGAAATCGGCACGAAAGCCAAAGCAACTCAAGCACTTGAAATAAAGTTATGTGGTTTTCTAGCCGAACATAATATATCCTCCACTACTTTAAATCATTTGACAACACTATTGCAAAGTTCTGTGCCTGATtctgaaattattaataaaatgcagATGAAATCGACGAAAGCAACAgcgataataaaaaatgtcattGCTGAAGCCGAAAAagaatatctacaaaaaaaattgcagatcAATCGGTTCAGTGTTTTAATCGATGTTTCAACTGATATTGGGGGCATACAAACGATGTGCATCATTGTAAG GTTTTTTGATGAAGAAGAGGGTCGAGTGGTCAGCAAGTTTTGGCATCTCTGTCAAATTTTTGAGCAAAATTCGGAAGTGGAGAGTGCTACGGCAGAATATTTGTTCGGCCTAGTAGTGAAGTCTTTTGAAGATTACGAGATTCCATCAGAGAACATCATTGGATTAGCGTCAGATGGAGGCAGTCCAATGATGGGAAAAGATAACTCGGTAGCTTCAAGATTTCCCGAAAAATGCCCTGGCATTTACATTTTCAAGTGTATATGCCACTCATCATCATTGGATCTTTGTGCCAGCAGTgcat ATCCTGTTTTAAAATTAGTCTCGAATCTGAATCCTTCGAAAGCAATGTTAAGAGAGACCAGAGATATTGTCCCCAGTTTGCTGCCCTTGATGAAGGCTTTGCCTCGTATTGCACCAAGTAATCAACATCAAATAATCGATGACGAGTGGCGTCAATTACCGTCTTTCGAGCTCCCGGAAGGTATTGATGTAAATGATCCGGTCGATATTTTTTGGGCAAAGCTGTTGGAACTTGAAGAAGGAGACCAAGGAATgacttttaaaaacatttcaaaatttgttcTCGAAGTAATTTCACTTCCACACTCGAATGCTGACAGTGAACGCATATTCAGCCAAGTTAACTTAGTTAAAACTAAGGCTCGCAATAAAATGACAGTCTCGACGGTAAACGGTGTGCTATTAGCTAAACAACGAGTTAGAGGCAAAGGAAACGATTGCACAACGTATGATCCATCACAGAGCGAATACAGTCGGATGAACAAAGCGTTACGtactctataa
- the LOC123691924 gene encoding uncharacterized protein LOC123691924, translating into MPPVLSKNAKIALVAATIVATAPLQKEQRKKRREWAKFYYRNRENYSHMRLLKELDDEDFRTYLRMTPESFDEILNLLKRYIAKTDTVMRQAVTAEERLVATLKYLASGREYNDLKLSTCISPQLLSEIIPETCEAIIRVLKDYLKVPETENDWLQIAKDFEIKWQFNHCLGAIDGKHVIIEKPPKSGTLYYNYKGTFSIVLLGIVNANYEFIYVNIGSNGSISDGGVFKHTTFHEKMKSNQLNLPSPSILPQSNVIAPYCFVADNAFAINENLLKPYPRRNLKHDQRIFNYRLSRARRIVENAFGPGTFSRKND; encoded by the exons ATGCCACCGGTATTATCGAAAAATGCTAAAATAGCGTTGGTTGCAGCAACCATTGTTGCTACAGCACCGCTGCAAAAGGAACAAAGGAAAAAACGAAGAGAATGGGCTAAATTCTACTATAGAAATAGAGAAAATTACAGTCATATGCGGCTCCTTAAGGAATTGGATGATGAAGATTTCCGAACATATCTTCGAATGACTCCAGAATCATTcgatgaaatattaaatcttttgaAAAGATATATAGCGAAAACCGATACAGTTATGAGGCAAGCTGTAACTGCCGAAGAAAGATTAGTGGcaactttaaaatatctcgCGTCAGGAAGAGAATATAATGATCTTAAATTAAGCACATGTATATCACCACAACTACTGTCTGAGATAATACCAGAGACCTGCGAAGCTATCATTAGAGTACTCAAAGATTACCTAAAG GTTCCTGAAACAGAAAATGACTGGTTACAAATAGCTAAAgactttgaaataaaatggcAATTTAATCATTGCTTGGGTGCTATTGACGGCAAACATGTTATTATCGAGAAGCCGCCAAAATCGGGTACACTGTACTATAATTATAAGGGAACTTTTAGCATAGTCCTGCTTGGTATTGTGAATGCAAATTACgagtttatttatgtaaatataggtTCTAATGGCAGTATTTCTGATGGTGGAGTATTCAAACATACAacttttcatgaaaaaatgAAATCGAACCAACTAAATTTACCATCACCTTCTATTTTACCGCAATCAAATGTTATCGCCCCATATTGTTTTGTGGCAGATAATGCATTTGCCAttaatgaaaatcttttaaaaccATATCCAAGAAGAAATTTGAAACATGATCAaagaattttcaattatagacTCTCCAGAGCAAGAAGAATTGTAGAAAATGCATTTG GGCCGGGTACATTTTCAAGAAAGAATGATTAA
- the LOC123691979 gene encoding uncharacterized protein LOC123691979, protein MNAEGVTVTERDIIIKLLEVYKDFPCLWDLTNKDYANRDARNQAYIIMLELLKKIDSGATLKTLKNKLDNMRTSYRRERKKVEASKTSGAGNDEVHTPSLWYYEHLLFLDEKITPTTEVIDNMETDSSQSHNDEVSFKYS, encoded by the exons ATGAACGCCGAGGGAGTTACAGTCACCGAacgtgatattataataaaattactggaAGTATATAAAGACTTTCCCTGTTTATGGGATTTAACTAATAAAGATTACGCAAACAGAGATGCCCGAAATCaagcatatattattatgttagaactattaaaaaaaattgacagtGGGGctacattaaaaacattaaaaaataagttagaTAATATGCGTACATCCTATAGGAGGGAGCGAAAAAAG gtgGAAGCTAGCAAGACTAGTGGCGCTGGAAACGATGAGGTGCATACGCCATCACTATGGTACTATGAACACCTCTTATTCTTGGATGAAAAAATCACGCCGACGACAGAGGTTATTGATAATATGGAGACGGATTCTTCCCAGTCACATAATGATGAGGTAagctttaaatattcatag
- the LOC123691656 gene encoding dehydrodolichyl diphosphate synthase complex subunit DHDDS produces the protein MSTSEWVNENCVSFFQLLCIKIVKTGRVPQHIAFIMDGNRRYAKKVSVKTSDGHSKGFDKLSETLKWCLDLGIPEVTVYAFSIENFKRSEEEVSALMDLAREKFKRLLDAIDQINEWGVRIHIAGRMSLLPEDFRAMVSKAMVATKQNNKLRLNIAYAYTGRDEISRATSHIINGIQNNELTPEDIDEDLVSQSLDLGHAELLIRTSGEVRLSDFMLWQTPNTVLYFTKVLWPEFSIWNFLAAIIHYQRHAPPPLPEKENNQNQVKFLQKLEDRKWQELKKIVECT, from the exons atgtcAACATCTGAATGGGTCAACGAAAACTGTGTATCGTTTTTCCAACtcttatgtattaaaattgtaaaaacggGGCGAGTGCCCCAGCATATAGCATTCATCATGGATGGAAATCGTCGATATGCAAAAAAAGTCAGTGTAAAAACGAGTGATGGCCATTCCAAAGGATTTGATAAACTGTCGGAAACCTTGAAG TGGTGTCTTGATCTTGGTATACCCGAAGTTACAGTTTACGCCTTCAGTATAGAAAACTTTAAGAGAAGCGAAGAAGAAGTTAGTGCACTTATGGATTTAGCACGtgaaaaatttaaacgtttattgGATGCTAT CGATCAAATTAATGAATGGGGGGTGCGTATACACATCGCTGGAAGAATGTCCCTACTACCTGAAGACTTTCGTGCAATGGTTTCCAAAGCTATGGTggcaacaaaacaaaacaacaagcTTCGTCTGAACATTGCTTATGCATATACAG gCCGTGATGAAATCAGCAGAGCAACTTcacatataataaatggaaTCCAGAATAATGAATTAACTCCTGAAGATATTGATGAAGATTTGGTATCTCAATCCTTAGACCTGGGACATGCAGAACTTTTGATACGAACATCTGGAGAAGTTAGGCTATCTGACTTTATGCTTTGGCAg ACACCAAACACAGTGCTATATTTCACAAAAGTTTTATGGCCAGAGTTTTCAATTTGGAATTTCTTGGCAGCAATTATACACTACCAAAGGCATGCTCCACCTCCATTGCCAGAAAAAGAAAACAACCAAAATCAAGtgaaatttttacaaaaattggAGGACAGGAAGTGgcaagaattaaaaaaaatagtagagTGTACAtag
- the LOC123691925 gene encoding protein FAM50 homolog — protein MAHYKGAASEAGRAMHLMKKREKAQQEIELRKKKIEEDLKIDNIENKFATHYDAVEQQLKSSTIGLVTLDEMKAKQEHIVREREKKLAQKKAEKEKERQKEIEAKQAQKNKQKRQIQALSFDLNEDEENDDDDEEEEEKPDLNWKERDEVPVKKIKKNPDVDTSFLPDRERDISLFESTMAHYKGAASEAGRAMHLMKKREKAQQEIELRKKKIEEDLKIDNIENKFATHYDAVEQQLKSSTIGLVTLDEMKAKQEHIVREREKKLAQKKAEKEKERQKEIEAKQAQKNKQKRQIQALSFDLNEDEENDDDDEEEEEKPDLNWKERDEVPVKKIKKNPDVDTSFLPDREREEADLKLREELRLEWVMTQASLKDEPITVTFSYWDGSGHRKNVTLKKGNSIYQFLQRCLDTLRPEFSELKTVSADQLMYVKEDLILPHHYTFYDFIVTKARGKSGPLFQFDASDDIRLLNDATQEKQDSHAGKVLLRSWYERNKHIFPASRWEPYDPTKTYSKYTIKGK, from the exons ATGGCCCACTACAAGGGTGCAGCGTCTGAAGCTGGGAGAGCTATGCATCTAATGAAGAAAAGGGAAAAAGCCCAACAAGAGATTGAGCTTCGAAAGAAGAAAATTGAGGaggatttaaaaattgataatattgaaaataagttTGCAACGCATTATGATGCTGTGGAACAACAATTGAAAAGTTCCACAATTGGATTGGTAACACTTGATGAAATGAAAGCGAAACAGGAACATATTGTCCGCGAAAGAGAGAAAAAATTGGCTCAAAAGAAAGCAGAAAAAGAGAAAGAAAgacaaaaagaaatagaagcTAAACAAgcccaaaaaaataaacaaaagagACAG ATACAAGCTCTATCGTTTGATCTCAATGAAGATGAAgaaaatgatgatgatgatgaggaAGAAGAGGAAAAACCTGATTTAAATTGGAAAGAGAGGGATGAAGTG CCTGTCAAAAAGATAAAGAAGAATCCAGATGTGGATACATCATTCTTACCAGATAGAGAGagggatatctcattatttg aaagcaCCATGGCCCACTACAAGGGTGCAGCGTCTGAAGCTGGGAGAGCTATGCATCTAATGAAGAAAAGGGAAAAAGCCCAACAAGAGATTGAGCTTCGAAAGAAGAAAATTGAGGaggatttaaaaattgataatattgaaaataagttTGCAACGCATTATGATGCTGTGGAACAACAATTGAAAAGTTCCACAATTGGATTGGTAACACTTGATGAAATGAAAGCGAAACAGGAACATATTGTCCGCGAAAGAGAGAAAAAATTGGCTCAAAAGAAAGCAGAAAAAGAGAAAGAAAgacaaaaagaaatagaagcTAAACAAgcccaaaaaaataaacaaaagagACAG ATACAAGCTCTATCGTTTGATCTCAATGAAGATGAAgaaaatgatgatgatgatgaggaAGAAGAGGAAAAACCTGATTTAAATTGGAAAGAGAGGGATGAAGTG CCTGTCAAAAAGATAAAGAAGAATCCAGATGTGGATACATCATTCTTACCAGATAGAGAGAGGGAAGAAGCAGATCTTAAGTTGAGGGAGGAACTCAGATTAGAATGGGTAATGACTCAAGCAAGTCTGAAAGATGAGCCCATTACAGTCACTTTTAGTTATTGGGATGGTTCTGGCCATAGAAAGAATGTTACTTTGAAAAAAG GAAATTCAATTTACCAGTTTCTACAAAGATGCTTAGACACACTACGACCAGAGTTCAGTGAACTGAAAACAGTTTCTGCCGATCAGCTGATGTATGTAAAGGAGGATTTAATATTACCACACCATTATACTTTCTACGATTTTATTGTCACAAAG gctAGAGGTAAGAGTGGGCCCTTGTTCCAGTTCGATGCTTCTGATGATATAAGATTATTGAATGACGCTACTCAAGAGAAACAAGACTCACACGCAGGGAAAGTCTTATTAAG gTCCTGGTAtgaaagaaacaaacatatatttCCTGCATCCAGATGGGAGCCATATGACCCCACAAAAACATATTCCAAATACACaattaaaggaaaataa